The Bacillota bacterium genome has a window encoding:
- a CDS encoding leucyl aminopeptidase produces the protein MPRCFGLEMARCGWTIAEHLACVKRGENLLITVDSAGDFQVAEEVAKAAESLGAKVCLAWHSTPGGFGKVADNGLPSAVKGAIRDTDVWVELNDQWLMFSTSWEWAMGNGRTRYLFMGGLRTDQVVRCLSRLDVPLQRGFQDALVKRIRGAKTMRFTTPRGTDVTFRNDPYRPVANEVSADTPGPHYLIGQIGWAPEESSINGKVVLDCSFYGGGEADLGLLKEPVELVIDKGNITKVRGGEEAGFITEWLRSFGDGGMYTVAHVSFGFLPHAKPSGVCTEDERTWGINMWGFGYQGPMYSGGEPRVAATHADGIGLDTSVWMDGEMIMREGVMVDPELAEMERRLR, from the coding sequence GTGCCCCGTTGTTTCGGGCTTGAGATGGCTCGCTGCGGTTGGACCATAGCAGAGCACCTGGCCTGTGTGAAGCGGGGAGAGAACCTGCTCATAACTGTGGACTCGGCGGGTGACTTCCAGGTTGCCGAGGAGGTGGCAAAGGCCGCTGAGAGCCTGGGCGCCAAGGTGTGCCTGGCGTGGCACTCGACTCCTGGTGGGTTCGGCAAGGTGGCGGATAACGGCCTGCCCAGTGCCGTGAAGGGTGCTATCCGGGATACTGACGTGTGGGTAGAGCTGAATGACCAGTGGCTGATGTTCTCAACCTCATGGGAATGGGCCATGGGAAACGGGCGCACAAGGTACCTTTTCATGGGGGGTCTCAGGACTGACCAGGTGGTTCGCTGCCTGTCTCGCTTGGATGTCCCTCTGCAGAGGGGTTTCCAGGACGCGCTGGTAAAGAGGATCCGCGGGGCGAAGACCATGCGATTTACCACCCCTCGAGGGACGGATGTCACGTTCAGGAATGATCCATACAGGCCTGTCGCCAACGAGGTATCGGCAGACACTCCCGGCCCGCATTACCTCATTGGTCAGATAGGCTGGGCCCCCGAGGAGTCCAGCATCAATGGCAAGGTAGTGTTGGACTGTTCGTTCTACGGAGGGGGCGAGGCTGACCTGGGGTTACTGAAGGAGCCTGTCGAGCTCGTCATTGACAAGGGGAACATTACCAAGGTTCGCGGAGGCGAGGAGGCAGGGTTCATCACAGAATGGCTGAGGAGCTTCGGGGATGGCGGGATGTACACCGTTGCCCACGTCTCCTTCGGCTTCCTGCCCCATGCGAAGCCCAGCGGGGTCTGTACCGAAGACGAGCGCACGTGGGGAATAAACATGTGGGGTTTTGGCTACCAGGGGCCCATGTATTCGGGAGGGGAACCTAGGGTTGCCGCAACCCACGCCGACGGTATAGGCTTGGATACCTCAGTCTGGATGGACGGGGAAATGATAATGCGAGAGGGCGTCATGGTAGATCCCGAGCTGGCCGAGATGGAGAGGCGCCTGCGCTGA
- a CDS encoding DUF917 domain-containing protein, with amino-acid sequence MRLLDTEDVEDIAVGAAVLGTGGGGDPHIGKLMALQAIEECGPVRLIEADDVPDDAAVMPLAMMGAPTVLVEKVPNGAEFPAAFEALQSNLGLDVVATMPIEAGGVNSMIPLASAARLGIPVIDADGMGRAFPELQMVTFHLLGLRATPMVMTDEKGNLLLLKTVSNLWTEALARNATVVLGGSVMIAIYPLLGKDVKKGGIKGIVTLAQNIGKVIRESAKAKKDPVQALLEITRGCELFRGKVVDVARRTVGGFARGDATFEGTGTYKGKSLRLQFQNENLIAVEDGETIASVPDLITVLDAETARPITTEGLRYGYRTVIIGMPCDSRWRTPKGLETVGPRYFGYDIDYVPLEERMKASGRGGR; translated from the coding sequence TTGCGCCTGCTAGACACCGAAGACGTGGAAGACATCGCCGTAGGCGCCGCAGTGCTGGGAACAGGCGGCGGCGGCGACCCGCATATAGGCAAGCTCATGGCCCTGCAAGCCATAGAGGAGTGCGGGCCGGTCCGCCTCATCGAGGCCGACGACGTCCCGGATGATGCCGCCGTGATGCCGCTGGCCATGATGGGCGCTCCTACTGTGCTGGTGGAAAAGGTACCCAACGGGGCCGAGTTCCCCGCGGCCTTCGAGGCCCTGCAAAGCAACCTGGGCCTGGACGTCGTGGCGACCATGCCCATAGAGGCTGGGGGCGTGAACTCAATGATCCCGCTGGCATCCGCAGCACGCCTGGGTATCCCCGTGATAGACGCGGATGGCATGGGAAGGGCCTTCCCCGAGTTGCAGATGGTCACGTTCCACCTGCTGGGGCTCAGGGCCACCCCCATGGTGATGACGGACGAGAAGGGGAACCTCCTCCTTCTCAAGACCGTAAGCAACCTCTGGACGGAGGCCCTGGCGCGGAACGCCACCGTAGTGCTGGGCGGGTCCGTCATGATAGCCATCTATCCACTGCTTGGCAAGGATGTCAAGAAGGGCGGCATCAAGGGCATAGTCACCCTGGCCCAGAACATAGGCAAGGTCATCAGGGAGTCCGCGAAGGCCAAGAAGGACCCGGTACAGGCGCTTCTTGAGATCACCCGCGGGTGCGAGCTCTTCAGGGGCAAGGTCGTCGACGTGGCCCGGCGGACAGTCGGTGGCTTCGCCAGGGGGGACGCCACGTTTGAGGGCACAGGCACCTACAAGGGAAAGAGCCTCAGGCTGCAGTTCCAGAACGAAAACCTCATCGCGGTGGAGGATGGCGAGACAATAGCCTCCGTGCCAGACCTGATCACCGTGCTGGACGCGGAGACCGCAAGGCCCATAACCACAGAGGGCCTCCGCTACGGCTACCGGACAGTCATCATAGGAATGCCCTGCGACAGCCGGTGGAGGACCCCTAAGGGCCTCGAGACGGTAGGCCCGCGCTATTTCGGCTATGATATCGACTACGTACCCCTGGAAGAGCGCATGAAGGCATCTGGAAGGGGAGGGAGGTGA
- a CDS encoding leucyl aminopeptidase — protein sequence MPSRLDLELSTAAHKLIRDQIKVSPGESVLITTDSISDFRVAEEIAKAAESAGGKVMLAWHSTPEGYGQVTEAYLPEPLITCIPNTDVWIELNSQWLLYSTPWNKAVTNGRTRQVMLGGLSVDQLVRCIGKIDIRAQKEFQDKVVALTREARRMRLTNDAGTDVVFENDPKRPITNEIMYDTPGGHFLLGQIGWAPLESTINGRIAFDGAISGGGEAELGVLDEVITYVVEEGTIRDIRGGAKANLIKRWFEKLADPNMYIAAHVCYGFNPGARLEGTTTEDERVWGSTEWGFGYQGPMYSGGAAREAISHIDGVCLDCSVWLDERQLLDRGRVVWPEVAELARRLGRG from the coding sequence TTGCCTTCACGCCTAGATCTGGAACTCAGCACCGCCGCCCACAAGCTCATCCGGGATCAGATCAAAGTGAGCCCTGGAGAGAGCGTCCTGATCACCACTGATTCCATCAGCGACTTCCGGGTGGCGGAGGAGATCGCCAAGGCTGCGGAAAGCGCGGGGGGTAAGGTCATGCTGGCATGGCACTCGACCCCGGAGGGCTATGGCCAGGTGACCGAGGCCTACCTACCGGAACCGTTAATAACATGTATTCCCAACACGGATGTGTGGATCGAGCTGAACAGCCAGTGGCTCCTCTACTCCACCCCCTGGAACAAGGCGGTGACCAATGGCAGAACCCGCCAGGTCATGCTGGGCGGCCTGTCCGTGGACCAGCTGGTACGGTGTATAGGCAAGATTGACATTCGGGCCCAGAAGGAATTCCAGGACAAGGTCGTGGCGCTCACCAGGGAAGCCAGGAGAATGAGACTCACAAATGACGCTGGCACTGATGTGGTTTTTGAGAACGACCCGAAAAGGCCCATCACCAACGAGATCATGTATGACACGCCGGGCGGGCACTTCCTCCTGGGACAGATCGGCTGGGCCCCCTTGGAGTCCACCATCAACGGACGGATCGCCTTCGACGGGGCCATATCCGGCGGTGGGGAGGCGGAGCTGGGGGTGCTTGACGAGGTCATAACATACGTGGTGGAAGAGGGAACCATCAGGGACATTCGTGGTGGAGCCAAGGCAAACCTCATCAAGAGATGGTTTGAGAAGCTGGCCGATCCCAACATGTATATTGCGGCCCATGTGTGTTATGGTTTTAACCCCGGGGCTAGGCTGGAGGGAACCACCACCGAGGATGAGAGGGTCTGGGGCAGCACGGAGTGGGGCTTCGGGTACCAGGGCCCCATGTACTCCGGGGGTGCTGCCCGGGAGGCCATAAGCCACATTGACGGTGTCTGTCTTGACTGCTCCGTCTGGCTTGATGAAAGGCAACTCTTGGACCGGGGACGGGTTGTGTGGCCCGAGGTCGCGGAGCTTGCCAGGCGACTTGGGAGAGGATGA
- a CDS encoding leucyl aminopeptidase yields MPVRQDLELASAAYKIVREMVKVKPGESVLVTIDSVNDWRVAEETAKAAEAVGAKVMVAWHSTPDGYGKVADPRLPEGLKAAIPATDAWIEFNNQWLLYSSPWEIAMANGRTRNLFLGGLDVDRVVRCIGKVEMRAQTAFQNRIVEMTRSAKSMRITNPAGTDIRFQNDGNRPITNELTAETPGPHFLIGQIGWAPVEPTINGQIVFDGSFSGGGEADLGILANPITLLVEEGRIVEINGKDEAKTLRAWLDRLNDPRMLNIAHVCYGFNPGAKLTGLCTEDERVWGSTEWGLGYQGPMFEGGFGEAASHADGICLNSSVWLDGGIIMDEGKLVHPELAELAKACGR; encoded by the coding sequence ATGCCGGTCAGACAGGATCTTGAACTAGCCAGTGCGGCCTACAAGATAGTGCGGGAAATGGTGAAGGTGAAGCCAGGGGAAAGCGTCTTGGTCACCATCGACTCCGTTAACGACTGGCGGGTTGCCGAGGAGACGGCCAAGGCGGCCGAGGCTGTAGGTGCCAAGGTTATGGTCGCGTGGCATTCCACGCCTGATGGCTACGGGAAGGTCGCCGATCCCAGGCTCCCGGAGGGTCTCAAGGCAGCCATACCTGCCACAGACGCCTGGATTGAGTTCAACAACCAGTGGCTTCTATACTCATCCCCCTGGGAGATTGCCATGGCTAACGGCAGGACCAGGAACCTCTTCCTCGGGGGCCTGGATGTGGACAGGGTTGTCCGGTGCATAGGGAAGGTAGAGATGAGGGCTCAGACAGCTTTTCAGAACAGGATCGTAGAGATGACCCGGAGCGCCAAGTCCATGAGAATTACCAATCCTGCCGGGACGGACATCAGGTTCCAGAACGATGGGAACCGGCCCATCACCAATGAGCTTACAGCGGAAACCCCCGGACCTCACTTTCTCATAGGCCAGATAGGGTGGGCACCAGTGGAGCCTACCATCAACGGCCAGATCGTGTTCGACGGTTCCTTCTCGGGCGGGGGAGAGGCGGACCTGGGCATCCTGGCGAATCCCATCACCTTGCTGGTCGAAGAGGGCAGAATTGTAGAGATAAATGGGAAGGACGAGGCCAAGACCCTCAGGGCCTGGCTGGATAGGCTGAACGACCCCAGGATGCTCAACATAGCCCATGTGTGTTACGGCTTCAACCCCGGCGCCAAGCTGACGGGCCTCTGCACAGAGGATGAGAGGGTTTGGGGAAGCACCGAGTGGGGCTTAGGCTACCAGGGGCCCATGTTCGAGGGAGGCTTTGGTGAGGCTGCTTCGCACGCCGATGGAATATGTCTCAACTCCTCTGTGTGGCTGGATGGGGGGATCATCATGGATGAGGGTAAGCTCGTGCACCCGGAACTGGCTGAACTAGCCAAGGCCTGCGGGAGGTAA
- a CDS encoding cytosine permease, translated as MATQELKSQMVDIHGDHAVTPVTPGERRSTLDVALVAAGFCICMSGLFTGAAMAAGLDVRQAVFATIIGNLILAVYGGLVGAAGAREGVGTAMLSRHSFGRKGSMVIGAVLAITMLGWYSVQVGFFGMTINAMFSNGGFITAPKVAALWGGILMMITAYYGYKGLSALSKLAIPAILVTAIIGIIAAVRASGGWSPLFAFIPPSPMSLSAGVVLAVGSFAAGASAQADITRYAKSSSAAWIATICGFVVANTFVIVAGTITSLATGSGDLPSAMLALGLGFPALVVLIAGQWTTNDNNLYTSSLGLSNIFKAKKSRIVLLCGTIATLIGVAGLADYFVSWLILLGVTIPPMAGIIIVDYWVVKKGAYRYGPGTQYADVYWPAFVAWILASIIGYYAQVGIPSLTSLLLGAAFYLGIHYAASALRISGSTGTTTEDETGF; from the coding sequence ATGGCAACTCAGGAACTCAAGAGCCAGATGGTTGACATCCACGGCGACCATGCCGTCACACCGGTAACGCCTGGGGAAAGAAGGAGTACCCTCGACGTGGCGCTGGTAGCAGCAGGCTTCTGCATATGCATGTCGGGATTGTTCACCGGGGCCGCCATGGCTGCGGGGTTGGACGTAAGGCAGGCTGTCTTCGCCACCATCATCGGCAATCTTATCTTGGCGGTGTACGGGGGGCTGGTGGGAGCCGCGGGCGCCAGGGAGGGAGTGGGCACCGCCATGCTCTCCAGGCACTCGTTCGGGCGGAAGGGCTCCATGGTGATCGGGGCTGTTCTTGCCATCACGATGCTAGGCTGGTACTCCGTGCAGGTCGGGTTCTTCGGGATGACCATCAATGCCATGTTCTCCAACGGGGGCTTCATCACTGCGCCAAAGGTTGCAGCCCTCTGGGGAGGCATTCTCATGATGATCACGGCTTACTACGGGTATAAAGGGCTGAGTGCTCTAAGCAAGTTAGCCATACCCGCCATCCTCGTAACCGCGATAATCGGCATAATCGCCGCAGTCAGGGCATCAGGCGGCTGGTCCCCTCTTTTCGCTTTCATTCCTCCTTCGCCAATGTCTTTGAGTGCGGGTGTTGTTCTAGCTGTGGGTTCCTTCGCTGCAGGGGCATCGGCACAGGCTGATATAACCCGTTACGCCAAGTCTTCTTCGGCTGCCTGGATTGCCACGATATGCGGTTTCGTGGTGGCAAACACCTTTGTCATAGTCGCGGGCACTATAACCAGCCTCGCCACGGGCTCAGGGGACCTGCCCTCAGCCATGCTGGCCTTGGGCCTCGGGTTCCCGGCACTGGTCGTCTTGATAGCCGGGCAGTGGACAACCAATGACAACAACCTGTACACCTCGTCACTGGGCCTGTCCAACATATTCAAGGCGAAGAAATCCAGGATCGTTCTGCTCTGCGGCACCATAGCCACCCTCATTGGTGTGGCCGGGCTGGCCGATTACTTCGTGTCCTGGCTGATCCTCCTGGGAGTGACCATTCCGCCCATGGCAGGAATAATCATCGTTGACTACTGGGTGGTCAAGAAGGGGGCCTACCGCTACGGCCCTGGGACCCAGTATGCGGATGTGTACTGGCCTGCCTTCGTCGCCTGGATACTGGCATCGATCATCGGCTACTACGCCCAGGTGGGAATCCCCTCTCTCACCAGCCTATTACTTGGAGCCGCGTTCTACCTGGGCATACATTACGCTGCCAGCGCGCTCAGGATCAGCGGTTCCACTGGAACCACGACGGAGGACGAGACGGGCTTCTGA
- a CDS encoding DUF3221 domain-containing protein, which produces MKILAIMVFVLSLAASGCTLAEVPPSPAYIEGLVHSVEGDRFLVVEGLEDPGIPYDEWSKKGLNAAWLTVTGETVIVDEKGSQLETGAICRGGPVRVWVTGPVKESYPVQADAERVLTLAPAGPAG; this is translated from the coding sequence ATGAAGATCCTGGCTATCATGGTCTTTGTGCTTTCGCTGGCGGCCTCAGGCTGTACGCTGGCAGAAGTCCCTCCTAGCCCCGCCTACATTGAGGGCCTCGTCCACTCGGTTGAGGGTGACAGGTTCCTGGTCGTGGAGGGGCTGGAGGACCCGGGGATACCCTATGACGAGTGGTCCAAGAAGGGGCTCAACGCAGCCTGGCTCACGGTGACGGGTGAGACAGTGATAGTTGATGAGAAGGGCTCCCAGCTGGAAACCGGGGCCATCTGCCGCGGTGGGCCAGTTCGGGTTTGGGTCACAGGCCCGGTGAAGGAGTCTTATCCCGTGCAGGCTGACGCGGAGCGGGTGCTTACCCTGGCTCCGGCGGGCCCGGCCGGCTGA
- a CDS encoding DUF6092 family protein, translated as MKHDEAVRRIHMLLCFMASSARGLFGEPRVYGPFRLLDAMTRLIDALEELDLDDPYFHEVRDQIDRFKFKVMEDEAAFIEGIDALVKGLASRLRENREARE; from the coding sequence GTGAAACACGACGAGGCTGTGAGGAGAATCCACATGCTTCTTTGCTTCATGGCATCGAGTGCAAGGGGGCTTTTCGGCGAACCGCGGGTGTATGGTCCTTTCCGGCTCTTGGACGCCATGACGAGACTCATCGACGCCCTTGAGGAACTGGACCTTGACGACCCGTACTTCCACGAGGTGCGCGACCAAATAGACCGGTTCAAGTTCAAGGTCATGGAGGATGAGGCAGCCTTCATCGAGGGCATTGACGCTCTTGTCAAGGGGCTTGCCTCAAGGCTCCGGGAGAACAGGGAGGCACGCGAATAG
- a CDS encoding aminopeptidase has protein sequence MEKDLLETARTVVTTCLDVRPGEHVMVITDSKTEDIGQSLWLSVQEITDKAVLCHIMPGRIHGEEPPAHIGAALEASGVAIMATSKSLSHTEARKRACSKGARIVSLPGILKDSFLRISGVDYLAMAEFTARVGSILDAGHTARIIGEQGEVLSMGIGGRRSVLDTGIYHGPGDFGNLPAGEAYLAPVEGSANGIITVDGSIAGVGLLETPVQLEVRDGMVKSIQGGEAAARLEELLGPVGQLGKNLAELGVGTNSAAMLTGLALEDEKVAGTIHVALGANATFGGRIQVPIHLDLVVRRPTLLIDEKPLLDRGRLME, from the coding sequence GTGGAGAAGGACTTGCTGGAAACGGCCCGTACCGTAGTGACAACCTGCCTTGACGTGCGCCCCGGTGAGCACGTGATGGTAATCACGGACAGCAAAACCGAGGATATTGGGCAATCCCTGTGGCTTTCGGTTCAGGAGATCACGGACAAGGCCGTCCTGTGCCATATCATGCCGGGGCGGATCCACGGGGAGGAACCCCCAGCCCACATCGGGGCGGCCCTGGAGGCTTCCGGCGTGGCAATCATGGCGACCAGCAAGTCCCTTTCCCACACTGAGGCGAGGAAGAGAGCCTGCTCCAAAGGAGCCAGGATTGTCTCCTTGCCTGGCATACTCAAGGACTCCTTTCTCAGGATCTCAGGGGTGGACTACCTGGCAATGGCCGAGTTCACCGCTCGTGTAGGCTCTATCCTGGATGCCGGGCATACCGCAAGGATTATAGGGGAACAAGGAGAGGTCCTCTCCATGGGCATAGGGGGCAGGAGATCCGTTCTTGATACCGGGATCTACCACGGGCCGGGGGATTTCGGAAACCTTCCTGCGGGAGAGGCCTACCTTGCCCCTGTTGAGGGAAGCGCCAATGGCATCATCACAGTAGACGGTAGTATTGCAGGGGTTGGGCTCCTGGAGACACCGGTGCAACTGGAGGTACGTGACGGGATGGTCAAGAGCATTCAAGGGGGTGAAGCCGCGGCGAGACTGGAGGAGTTACTTGGTCCAGTGGGACAACTGGGAAAGAACCTGGCTGAACTGGGCGTGGGAACGAACAGTGCCGCCATGCTCACGGGATTGGCCTTGGAGGATGAGAAGGTGGCAGGTACCATCCACGTTGCGCTGGGGGCGAATGCCACCTTCGGCGGGAGGATTCAGGTTCCAATCCACCTGGATCTCGTAGTCAGGAGGCCAACGCTTCTTATCGACGAGAAGCCGCTGCTGGACAGGGGGCGGCTCATGGAATAG
- a CDS encoding PucR family transcriptional regulator ligand-binding domain-containing protein — translation MGITVNEALEIGGLRKGEVIAGRDGLDNVIQHVSVIEVPDAFRWFRGYELWLTAFFNLKDNIQAQVQMIEEIWKRKSAGLVICYPDTYMRGISTDLVDKADSLKIPVILVPEDVAYIDVISPLLEEILARETKKIRYAFSVHERLTNIVFDRGKAGNMKKVARELSLILDKPVVLTDHRNNVVTSHSRNPKGAALGDPSSILDLLAMHEQDLQNGRTLYIENSLRLMLRPIVFGHRFYGTVVVLDVDGVGKLEEIAIDQARIAFAAGLMNRIAMEESENQRRTDFLNDLLRGRFKTDESLLVTAQQFSWDMQGKRIALYANLDTSAKARPQIGDLARARVSETVWQDNPSNICVFGNTSISVFLEGHEPYRQIKDRAKVLGKALVSVIRVHEGVDAVVGIGSYAGRPLDLKTSYEKARRTALISKELMGFGKAVSIDDVAFYYYLDEMAAGEEIRNYIVSQVQQLKEHDKCKGTDLYRTFEMLLNDEPVAEIASRLCIHRNTINYRKDRIKNILGIDPFQEPFKTNYRMVLSLYSLLNRY, via the coding sequence TTGGGTATCACGGTCAATGAGGCCCTGGAGATCGGAGGGCTAAGGAAAGGCGAAGTGATAGCGGGCCGGGATGGCCTGGACAATGTGATCCAGCATGTCAGTGTCATCGAAGTGCCCGATGCCTTCCGGTGGTTCAGGGGTTACGAACTGTGGCTGACAGCCTTCTTCAACCTCAAGGACAACATACAGGCCCAAGTCCAGATGATTGAGGAAATCTGGAAGCGCAAGTCCGCTGGCCTTGTCATCTGCTATCCGGATACCTACATGAGGGGTATTTCCACAGACCTGGTTGACAAGGCGGACAGCCTTAAGATCCCGGTAATCCTCGTTCCTGAGGACGTCGCCTACATAGATGTCATCTCTCCACTGCTCGAGGAGATCCTGGCCAGGGAAACCAAGAAGATCAGGTATGCCTTTTCCGTCCACGAGCGACTCACCAACATAGTCTTCGACAGGGGCAAGGCCGGAAACATGAAGAAGGTCGCCAGGGAGCTGTCCTTGATCCTGGATAAACCCGTGGTTTTAACGGACCACAGGAACAATGTGGTTACGAGTCACTCACGAAACCCCAAGGGGGCCGCCTTGGGAGATCCTTCTTCTATCCTAGACCTTCTGGCAATGCACGAACAAGACCTCCAGAACGGGAGGACCCTTTACATTGAGAACTCGTTACGGCTCATGCTGCGCCCCATCGTGTTCGGCCACAGGTTCTATGGAACGGTGGTGGTGCTCGATGTGGACGGGGTTGGCAAGCTGGAGGAGATAGCCATTGATCAAGCCAGGATCGCCTTCGCGGCTGGCCTGATGAACAGGATCGCCATGGAGGAGTCGGAGAACCAGCGAAGGACCGACTTCCTCAACGATCTGCTCAGAGGGCGCTTCAAGACAGACGAGAGCCTCCTGGTCACCGCCCAGCAGTTTTCCTGGGACATGCAGGGGAAGAGGATCGCCTTGTACGCCAATCTCGACACCAGTGCCAAGGCCCGGCCCCAAATAGGGGACCTGGCGCGAGCCAGGGTCTCAGAGACCGTATGGCAGGACAACCCCTCCAACATTTGTGTATTCGGAAACACAAGCATATCCGTGTTCCTGGAGGGACATGAGCCCTATCGCCAGATCAAGGACAGGGCAAAGGTTCTTGGGAAGGCACTAGTAAGTGTTATCCGGGTTCACGAAGGCGTGGACGCGGTAGTGGGGATAGGCTCTTACGCCGGCAGGCCCCTTGATCTCAAGACCAGTTACGAAAAGGCAAGAAGAACGGCGTTGATCTCCAAAGAATTGATGGGTTTCGGCAAGGCGGTCAGCATTGACGATGTGGCTTTCTACTACTACCTGGATGAGATGGCTGCGGGGGAAGAAATCAGGAACTACATTGTCTCCCAGGTACAACAGCTGAAGGAACACGATAAATGCAAGGGAACGGACCTGTATCGTACCTTCGAGATGCTCCTGAACGACGAACCCGTCGCTGAAATAGCCTCCAGGCTTTGCATTCACAGAAACACCATCAACTACCGGAAGGACAGGATAAAGAACATCCTGGGCATAGACCCGTTCCAGGAACCCTTTAAGACCAACTACAGAATGGTTCTGTCACTCTATAGCCTGCTGAACCGGTATTGA
- a CDS encoding hydantoinase/oxoprolinase family protein, with product MAYRLGIDVGGTNTDAVILDDENRPVAKAKTPTTSDITKGIVGVLSKVLDESRVDSSLIHYAMLGTTHCTNAIVERKRLSKVAVMRIGAPATLAIKPLAGWPEDLKQAMGGLCYVFDGGHEYDGRRIAPLAEAAISQTAHDLAGKVDAVAICSVFSPVNPEDELRAAEIVREQMGHVPVSLSHEIASIGLLERENATVLNAAVVNLAKNVAGAFSDALKERRIEAKAYFGQNDGTLMSVDYAVRYPILTIASGPTNSIRGAAFLSGLRDALVVDVGGTTTDVGVLSNMFPRESSVAVEIGGVRTNFRMPDLISMGLGGGSIVRRGEGGVTIGPDSVGYRLEQEAIVFGGKSLTSTDIAVSLGLFSLGDPGLLGGFERQFVREAHRRMVVMVEDVIDRMKTSAGDVPVVVVGGGSILVPDKLEGASDVIRPDHFEVANAIGAAIAQVSGQIERVFSLEKLSREETLEQAKGMAIDEAVKAGADPGTVEIVEVDDVPLAYLPGNATRIRVKAAGNLKRLRGGGAPPPAVRECG from the coding sequence ATGGCTTACCGTCTGGGCATCGACGTGGGGGGCACCAATACTGACGCGGTCATCCTGGACGATGAGAATCGCCCTGTGGCCAAGGCTAAGACACCTACCACCAGCGACATCACAAAGGGGATCGTAGGGGTGCTCAGCAAGGTGCTGGATGAGTCTCGGGTGGACAGTTCACTGATACACTACGCCATGCTTGGCACAACCCACTGCACCAACGCCATTGTCGAGAGGAAGAGGCTCTCCAAGGTAGCGGTGATGAGGATCGGCGCCCCTGCTACGCTAGCCATAAAGCCCCTGGCGGGATGGCCTGAGGATCTCAAGCAGGCCATGGGCGGCCTGTGCTACGTATTCGACGGCGGGCACGAGTATGACGGGCGGAGGATCGCGCCCCTGGCTGAGGCGGCCATCAGCCAGACCGCGCATGACCTCGCGGGGAAGGTGGATGCTGTGGCCATCTGTTCCGTATTCTCTCCCGTGAACCCGGAGGACGAGCTGAGGGCCGCCGAGATAGTCAGGGAGCAGATGGGCCATGTCCCCGTGTCGCTCTCCCATGAGATAGCCAGTATCGGGCTTCTGGAGAGGGAAAACGCCACCGTGTTGAACGCAGCTGTGGTCAACCTGGCCAAGAACGTTGCCGGGGCCTTCAGCGATGCCCTCAAAGAACGCAGGATTGAAGCCAAAGCCTATTTTGGCCAAAATGACGGCACACTCATGTCCGTTGACTACGCCGTGCGCTACCCCATCCTCACCATCGCCTCGGGGCCTACCAACAGTATACGGGGGGCCGCCTTCCTCTCGGGTCTCAGGGACGCCCTGGTGGTTGATGTGGGCGGCACCACCACCGATGTGGGCGTGCTGTCTAACATGTTCCCGAGGGAATCCTCCGTTGCCGTTGAGATAGGAGGCGTGCGCACCAACTTCCGCATGCCGGACCTCATCTCCATGGGCCTGGGTGGCGGCAGCATAGTGAGGCGCGGTGAGGGAGGCGTCACCATTGGGCCTGACAGCGTGGGCTACCGCCTGGAGCAGGAGGCCATCGTCTTCGGGGGCAAGAGCCTCACGTCCACCGACATCGCCGTGTCCCTTGGCCTCTTTTCCCTGGGCGATCCGGGGCTCCTGGGGGGATTTGAAAGACAGTTCGTCCGGGAGGCTCACCGGCGCATGGTCGTCATGGTGGAGGATGTCATAGACCGGATGAAGACCAGCGCGGGCGACGTGCCTGTTGTGGTGGTGGGCGGCGGCAGCATTCTCGTGCCGGATAAGCTTGAGGGCGCCTCAGATGTCATACGGCCGGACCACTTCGAGGTGGCTAACGCCATTGGAGCAGCCATAGCCCAGGTGAGCGGCCAGATCGAGCGGGTCTTCTCCCTTGAGAAGCTGAGCCGCGAGGAGACCCTGGAGCAGGCTAAGGGGATGGCGATAGACGAGGCAGTCAAAGCGGGGGCCGATCCTGGCACCGTGGAGATAGTAGAGGTGGATGACGTGCCCTTGGCCTATCTGCCTGGAAATGCCACACGCATACGGGTCAAGGCAGCGGGGAACCTGAAACGCCTAAGGGGCGGGGGGGCCCCCCCGCCTGCAGTAAGAGAATGCGGGTAG